ACTGGCACTAGGCATGCTGGCCTAGGATCCAGACTGCCCGTGAGTTTGTCTTGCAAAGCTATTAGACCcgtaaatcccccccccccatatcttgttttgcttcccccccaaaaaaccaaatcAGTTAAGATAACCGACCCTTTCTGCCCCAGAACAGCTGTTATGCCACATGAAGACGCAGCACGCCACTTTGATCTATGTTGCGTGTATGACGCGGTGTTATACTGCCCCCTCAAATGTACCCGTAACACTGTCCGCACATGCCATAAAATCTACTGGGGATCAAAGGCTGGCCTGGCGCAATCCTAACTTCTTGTCTTTCTTCCCAGTGCTTGATCTTGCAGTCCTGACTGTGCTGTTCACTCTCTAGATTTGGACTTTTACACCGAGATCTCTCCCACTTATCCTGCTTACGGAGGGGGAAGAAAAGTTAATGGCTAACAGAATGAGAAGAAATAAATAAACCTCTAGAGTCGGACTTCTATTTTTAGTAAGAGTTGGGACGAGCTGGCACCAACTCAAACAACCCCAAACTTTGGGGGACTTTTGCCTCCAGATCCATATTCCAGTTAGGCATCCATCTCTTCTtcctttatatttatattttttttggCTCGCctcgaaggtgccacagaactacttgtctttaaagttacagactaacacggagACCTCTCTGAGACTTTGTTCTTGATGCAACAGGCCCGGTTCACAAGTATATCTACTACTCTCTAGTCTCAAACTCCTTCGTGCTGTAATACAAGGGAGTGCTTCCGTGCTGACTTACAAACGAGATGCTTAAGTTTGGTGTCTGTCACACCTCTATTTCCTGGCCCTCTCTTAACAGGGTTGCTTTGCATCACACCACACAAACCTCCTTGTAGCTGATGTTTCATGCTGTGGACTATGCTGCAGAGACTAAAtgcaatcagaaaaaaaatacacacgGATACCCCGCAGATTAGTTTGGTGTTTGTCACACCTCTGTTTCCTGGCCCACCCAGATTTCAGGGTGACTGGGACTGACTTTTCTCTAGAGGGTATCGCCGGCATGTGTCCCCTTCCACATACATTGTGTGTTGTTCAAAATTTAAGGGAGCAGGAGAGAATTAAGTTTGGCAGAAGtgtctttattttgttttccctATGGTAATTGGTCACAGGGAATGAGCCTGACTCCAGCTCCTAGACTCTACTGTGGTGACGTCAGCTCTTGGAATAGGCCACACAGACCCCCTATTCGCCACCCAAATGAGAGTGGTAGGGGGAGACCCCACCCAATAACTTAGAAAGGTTGCTCGGTGTCGCCTCAGTTTTAAAACGTCACACTCTGTACATCAAGTTACCAGATTAAATAGAAGGCCAGGTGgttttccctctaatttttatgCCCATGtggggaatgaattttgttacgcGCACCAATGTGACACACCGGTCAGCAGCAGTGTCCCCTGTAAGTTGTGAGCTTGGATGGTCACCCGGGAGCGACAGGTGCTGCCCAGAGGACTAGTAGAGCgcctgcagccagcagcatgtgtttctactggtggtgcacgttcaCACGTGCGTGGATGCACATAAAATTAATTCTgtacacaaatggaaaaaatttaGAGGGCGCGTTGGTGTGTGGTTGCGTGTCagtagacatacacacacacacaacgcacCTCTGACCACTTCTCAAAGATAATGTGTTCGCAGGTGACAGGGTGCCATTAATAGCCCGTGCCAGAGTGGTGGCGTGTCATTACTTCCCTGACTGGGGAATTTCCCGTCAGCTGGCGAGTTCAGGCAGCCTCCCTTTAATCCTGAACCAGTGAGGAGTTTAAAGTCCAGGACAAAGGGCTGTAGGCCATTAGAAAGCCAGGAATTCTTCAAGTTTTCTAAGGGGACAGGGCACTTCTGTAATGGTGGCAGGTTGGCTCTTGCGTAATTCCTAGAGAGATCTTTCAGTTCACTTGAGGCAAAAGAAGTGACGATTTGCATTAGAAGATGCTGCATCTGCAGCCAGCAGATGTATCGTGGTCTCTGAGCACAGGGTGTTGGAAGTGACATTTTTATAGAAACGTAGGGCTGTACGTGGGCAATTTCTGTCGGGTGTCAGACCTGACAGAACATACCTAGtcatggcccacgaaagctcatctaataaaccatcttgttagtctttaaagtgctacatagtcctgtattttgtttcagctacaccagactaacacggctacatttctatcactacctaGTCATGGGTGAACCATCTTGCCAGGGGTgccaacagcctctgtgggcccctgggcaagacatggggggggggagaagggaacggTGGCGTGAtctcggaaggggcggggccttgagcagaaggggtgggactgagggcagTCTGCCTTCTGTGCTGCCCAGAATGCACCaggctctctcctcccctcccccagagctgcccggagcacaCGGCATATTGCTCTGGACGCTATTTACAGAGCCCAGGGTTCTGGCTGTCACTGTGGCAGTCCTGGGCACCTTTGGATTGCCAGTGTCCGAGGGGCACCTATTGGCGGGCCTGCATCCTGCTGTGAAGGGATAACTTCTGTAGATGAGATTCAGCGTAAGGCTGTATGGTGGGAGGTACATAAAGAACAGAGCTGCAGCTCATGCACCAAagctgaatctctctagtctggcactcccagggagctgaccggcgccgaaccagagaatttgcagaatcACAGCAGGTCAATACCGTCTAGCAGCATGGCCAACGCTTCTAAGAGCCCCGTGAGCAGCGGAAGACGTCGAGggggaaattagagctaaataaccgaacagaacaccaagagccaggactgagtgctgTTCCCACCCCCGCAACAAGGGGAGAAATGAAGCATTAAAGGGGACAGCATAAATAATACACCCGCTCAGCCCTCTGCCTCACCTGAGCTTAAAGCACGCCGGACCTCTTCCATGGTTACGCCGGTGGAGGAAGTGGTGCTCTCCGTGGAGGCGGTCTCCGCGACAGGCTGGGTGGCCAATGTCGCCTGAGATGTTTGTCTGGACACTGGGCTTGATGAGAGGGACACGGAGGGGGTGTCTTCTGTAAAGACATTCTTTGTAGTGGGGACTGCGGTGGATCCATCAGTGTTTAGCAGCTGGGTTGTGTTTTGCTTTGTAACGCTGGTCTGTGTGGAAGAACCTGTTGATGACGACGAGGTATTCGTTAGGGGAGAAAAGGTGGTTGCTGGGCTCTCGGTGGAAGGGGAGGCTGTATCTGGACCTGTTGTGGAAGGGGAGGCTGTATCTGGACCTGTTGTGGAAGGGAAGGCTGTATGTGGACCTGTTGTGGAAGGGCTGGCTGTATGTGGAGCTGTTGTGGAAGGGCTGGCTGTATGTGGAGCTGTTGTGGACTGGCTGTCTGTATCTGGAGCTGTTATGGACTGGCTGTCTGTATCTGGAGCTGTTGTGGAAGAGGGAGTTGTGTGTGGTACTGGTGAGGAAGAGCCGACTGTATCTGGAGCTGTTGTGTGTGTCAGGTTGGGAACTGAAATGCTGGAGATGTGTTCTGCAACTGTTGATCTTGCCCCAGTGCTCGATGATGTGGTGTCTGTAACGTCTGTGTTTCCTGCACTTGGGGTAAGATGCGTCGTGGCAGCTGACAACTCTTTTGGGGTGCCCGAAGAGACTGTGGTGGTGGTGTGTTCCGCTGGTTCTGAGGTGATCTTGTCCCTGGATGCGGtcgctgttgctgctgctgctgactgtAGCTCGTTTGCTGTTGTGCTAGCAGCAGGGGTGACATGGACAGTGGTCGGCGTTGATTGTGACGCAGTGGCACTTCTCGCAGAAGGACTGGGAGAGGGTGTGCCTATTGAACTCACAGCGTGAACACTCAGTCCTGAGGAGAAGACACACGTGTTAGCATGGGAACATCACAGTGACGAGCTCTGAGCACACAGCAAAGAGATTTGGCATGAGCAGCCAGTCAGCCACTGTTCTACTACACTCCACTTTGACAGGGACGTTTGCCCGCAGTAAAATGGCCACTACCATTGgaatagatcaggggtgggcaataatttttggctgggggctacttcaaaaatttgtgaagttgccctgggccaggccgcaaggggcagggcctaatctggaaggggcgggccagaatgcttctgggcttccccacccccagaccataattggtctgggggtgggggagctccttcccccccccttcccaacaGGCACCTATgaccctggcagggcaggaagaggcttcactgactcccccacccccaggcctcctTCCACCCAGTGAGCAgcgcatggcactttgaagtgctgcatgctccctgcagggcggggggggggcagaggaaacttcgcaagctcctcctacccccaggccggccaatcagggcttaggggcgggggagcatgtgatgtctcctcccaccctgtgaacAGCGCGCGGCGCTTCAAAGTGCTGTGTGCcgcttgcagggcgggaggaggcttcctgcgctcccctgcccccagcccctaattgacctgggggcgggggagtggcagggcctctgcgaGCCGGATCAGcccgcttggcaggccggatccagacTGTGgatgcccttttgcccacccttggaaTAGATGGTACAGCTGAAACTTCAGGTACTAGAAGTAAGAAACTTTTTGCCTCCCACTGCATTCATTTATTTCCCCTTGGGAGCACTTATTCAACTAGAACATAATAATACTCAAACATGGTGGGTAGAgcacaccacacccagcaggtgtgtgtgcTCGGTTCTGTCTGTTACAGTAGCAGGACAACAACATGGTTcggagcagtggagctgggagGAGAACTTTGCTCACAGACGTGATGTCAGGTTATACCTTAATATCCGTACACCctttcggtctgacccagtatggccgtttttatgtacAAAAGGTTCatagcccagagtcctgtctgccgacagtggccaatgcctgatgccccagagggagtgaacagaaacagggaatcatccagcgaCTCCTCTCCTGTcagccatttccagcccctgacaaacagaggctagcgacaccatccctaccatcctagctaatagccaagGACGTACTTaacctccttgaatttatctagctcttttttgaaccctgttaaattcctggtcttcacaaaatcctctggcaaggagttccacagactggctgtatgaagaaaaatttccttgttttaaacctgctacttattaatttcatttggtgacccctaattattatgttatgggaacaagtaaataacctttccttatttactttctccataccagtcatgagtttatagacctctatcaccctcccccttagtctcctctttctaagatctctttttaatctctcttcatgtggcagcccttttctgaactttttccagtgttgACAGACTCTTACAACAGTAGTCTCCAAtctccaagatcactttttgaatttaagtgcaatccaagaatttaagtgcaatcaaaTATAAATGCCCTTCCCCAAggtcccgcccctgctcactccatcctccctctcttgcccatcctcactgactttcatcaggctggggcaatgggttgggggtgcaggctctgggcttggattaagggatctggttAGTGTCTGTCTAGTTAGTGTGCAGTGTTTTGATTATTTTGCCCATTTTTAATCTGAGATCAGAGTGAGCCCTGCAGCTGGATTTAACAATGTTTGCTTGGTATAATTTGACATGGGACATTGACAATTTAACTGTTATCAAGtcttaactttttgaatcttgtCATCTACTGTTCTTAACTAATTATCTGATCCCTACATTGTCCGGCCTCCccataattaattaaaaaaatacaggttgaacctctctagtccagaattctCTGGTACAGAAACATCCGTCatctggcatgatttcagttagctgaaTGTCGACTTATCATGGGTgcagccaagtttcccgcagtcccataaagttcgtTTACAGCCAGCaatcctggctcttagtgttctttgatgtaatttagctctaatttacccctaaatgtcttataACATCCCAGttagcagtagaagtgttggcaatgctgctagacaatactgacctcccatggtctggaaaattctggTTCAGGACCGggcaggtcccgagagtgctgtACTAGAGAAGTTCATCTTATActttaaaataactaaataatATTCTGCCCAGTTCAAAGTATGCACCAGTAAACTTAGACCAATGCTAATTAAGATACATGAATGAGAAATCTCATTCCAAATGTAGGATAGAAATAGTGATCGTGTTCAGAAAGCTACCACCATGTTGCATCTAATCTCTCTGGAACACAATCACTTAAACTCAGTCCAACAAAATTAGAAAGCAGCAAAGTATCTATTGAAATATTTCCTTCTCTTTGAGGTCTAAAAATAGAGACCTTTTTTCCTGCGCTGCTTGCCTTGTCTGCTTGCTGCAGGTGAAGATGGAGAGGAACTGAATGTTATCACTTAATTTGATTTTCTAGAGACTCGTTTTCCCACTGGAACACAGAAGGTGCATCTCCATAGCAAAAAGAACCCAGTGGCAGTGAATTTCATGATGCAGGTCAACTGATTataaaagcaaaacagaaaaaaattctgtctTGCAGTTTGCCAGCGATGCGCTATGTAGCCTGCTCGGCATGCCAGGAGTACCGCTCTCTTTGCAAACTCACCCATTTGCTCATCTTCACGCTGAAGAAATATTAACAAACATTTCTAAAATCTGCATGTCCTCAGCACCAGCACTCCCATACCACTTTAATCTCCAATGGCCTTTCATTGACGCTCTGTAATCTTTGACCTGCCTGTCACTGGTTTACATACAGGATGGCTACATTGTCACTGCAGTGCCTAAATACCGGACACACCATGCCAACCGTAATTCCAGCATCAGCTGGGAGTTGAACATAGTCACCTTATGATGCTGGCCTGTTTCTGACTGTGTGAAGGCCAGCACTCCCTACCGATCCAGATGGCGTTGAAGTATGCTGGTCTGGCAGAATATTTTGTTTGCATCAGTGAGAGCACACCTATTAAAAAGACAACTGCTGTCTCCACTTTGGGACTGCATGTTTGAAAGCACCAGGTGTCAGGGAAGTAATGACTG
Above is a window of Pelodiscus sinensis isolate JC-2024 chromosome 5, ASM4963464v1, whole genome shotgun sequence DNA encoding:
- the PARM1 gene encoding prostate androgen-regulated mucin-like protein 1: MLRPAPLAALLLLAAGLSVHAVSSIGTPSPSPSARSATASQSTPTTVHVTPAASTTANELQSAAAATATASRDKITSEPAEHTTTTVSSGTPKELSAATTHLTPSAGNTDVTDTTSSSTGARSTVAEHISSISVPNLTHTTAPDTVGSSSPVPHTTPSSTTAPDTDSQSITAPDTDSQSTTAPHTASPSTTAPHTASPSTTGPHTAFPSTTGPDTASPSTTGPDTASPSTESPATTFSPLTNTSSSSTGSSTQTSVTKQNTTQLLNTDGSTAVPTTKNVFTEDTPSVSLSSSPVSRQTSQATLATQPVAETASTESTTSSTGVTMEEVRRALSSGSIAAITVTVIVVVVLVFGVAAFLKIRHSSYGRLLDDHDYGSWGNYNNPLYDDS